A window of Macaca mulatta isolate MMU2019108-1 chromosome 7, T2T-MMU8v2.0, whole genome shotgun sequence genomic DNA:
CTTCCACAtaataatttaaagtattttttaaaagacagtcattctaaatcatttcagagaaagtttataaataataaatctatCTATAAATCAATTAAATCAATGGTTTTTTATCCCAAatgcaattaatttaaaaatgataagagcaaaaataaaaatctgtgggGTGAAGAAACTAAATAAAACCTAGGTTAAgtgatttatttcttcttgtattGATTGGTTTTTATGCCAAATAAAGTGAGATGAAAACAACGTGTTAGTGTCTTATAGATACAgtctgaatgaatgagtgtgtaAGTGAGTAAATGAATAAGGAAGTAGATAGCTTGACTACTGCCAGGAGAGGTCCTGGAAGGGACTGAGATTTTCAgaattccaaaggaaatattacgGAGATAACCaagtttgtaaaataatttaaaaataattgagcaAACATTTCGAATAGGTGATTTTATAGTGGtcggaaaaaaaaagaaatattccaaGCAGATTTAATATGGGAGAAATCTCAACATTATGGCTCTATAGGAAGCCATTTCTTGAGCTGAAATTTAACTGGAGAATAAGATATGAATGCCCTGAACCAGATCTGGATCCTTTTTCACTCACTTAATTAAAAGCACTACAACACATTTtaccataaatatttttattcatttttgagaaaaaaattataacacattAAAAGCATGATTATAAAGAAATGTGTTAATAATATAATACTGTATGTCTCTGTTAGACTGATAATTATCAGTCTacactcttctctcttcctcctttcaccTTTTATCTCTTGTTTGCTGGTTACAGCCCATATTTCCAGAATATTGAAATATTCTATAAGTCTGTAAGTAAATCATTTCAGATTTGTGCTATCTGCAAACTTGCAAATTATGTCATATCCAGGTTGTTGATGAAGGgcaaggaagaggaaagagtcCTGTGGCCTGCAATTATAGGCTGTCCTCCCTGATAGCAATGATTAACACTTTAGATTAAAACTTTATGAAACTGAGCTATTATTTAGATCAAATTTTCCTCAAAGATGTCATGTGAGAATATAAGAAGAGCCATTCTACAACTCACATATAACACAATAAATGAGGCTTTTATAGCATTACTAAGCAACATACATAACTTGGGTACACGATTTGGGAGCTCGTCTGTATTTATACATCATCCCCCGCCCATAGTTGTTATATCCAAAACATGCGTTTTAGCTTAAagtaatttttctcctttaaattttGTCATTGAGAAACAAAATTTGCTTCTCTTGGATTCAGGAGAAAGACATGTTAATCATATTTAGATACGTAGATACATCTACCTATCAACATGCCTTTGCtaggttttgttttatgtttgtgtgtgtaaatgagagagaggaagaggaagagacaatAATGTACATTCAGTTGTCCATGTTTTACGTGTTGACGTTATTTTTAAGTGAAGCTTTAACTTCAATATTTAGTGCTTAAGAATAATTAATTACCCACTGGGCAGTGATATCGACACAGATAGTGAGAAGATAGTACCCCTGAAAAAATCTTCACCTTCTCAGTCCTCTTAAGGAATTTTGGTTCACCTACTGCACTTGATTGATCCATGTTTTTATATGGACAAAGGCCAcggaaagaaggggaaaaaaaaagttcctacAACTCTCACCTATGCAGAAGTCTTCCAGAATGTCTAATTGCCCCTCAGGAATCACTGAAGtgtgaaaaaggcaaatatacATGCTTGGTAGTATATGACATTCTATATTTTACAGTATCTCTTGCAAGTTAAAAATTATACAGAGATAGCACTCAGTTGATCACTTTCATGTGCCAAGCAATTGACAGGCACTTTTGcttacttcttttcttccttcctctccctctctctttctttctaattgacaaataaaaactatatacctttataatgtacaacatgatgttttcatatatgtaaacattatggaatggctaaatcaCATACTTATTTTCTGTGATGAGAATACAAAATCTATTCTCTCAGTGATTTTCAAGTGTATAATATATTGCTATTATCTATAATCACAATGATGAGATCACTTGAATTTTTCCTTCTGTCTAATTGAAACTTTGTTCTTTGACAAACTTAtccctcatcctcctccttcccagtctctggtaaccaccattttactttctatttatgtaaatttgacttttttatatTCCACATATTAAGTGACATCatttgatatttgtctttctgtgcctggcttacttcacttaacacaatgtccttgaggtgttgttgcaaatgacaggattttttctttatttagattACAAACAAAGTCTGAAACTCGAGGCAATGCACATGCAGAACTATTCCTTGGTGTCAGAATTTGCGTTGCATGGACTCTGCACTTCACGACATCTTCAAaatttgttctttatatttttcttcggGATCTATGTGGCCATTATGCTGGGTAACCTTCTCATTTTGGTCACTGTAATTTCTGATCCCCGCCTGCATTCCTCCCCTATGTACTTCCTGCTGGGGAACCTATCTTTCCTGGACATGTGGTTGGCTTCATTTGCCACTCCCAAGATGATCAGGGATTTCCTTAGTGATCGAAAACTCATCTCCTTTGGAGGATGTATGGCTCAAATCTTCTTCTTGCACTTTACTGGTGGGGCTGAGATGGTGCTCCTGGTTTCCATGGCCTATGACAGATATGTAGCCATATGCAAACCCTTGCATTacatgactttgatgagttggcAGACTTGCATCAAGCTGGTGCTGGCTTCATGGGTCATTGGATTTGTGCACTCCATCAGTCAAGTGGCTTTCACTGCAAATTTACCTTACTGTGGCCCCAGTGAGGTAGACAGCTTCTTCTGTGACCTCCCTCTGGTGATCAAACTTGCCTGCATGGACACCTATGTCTTGGGTATAATTATGATCTCAGACAGTGGGTTGCTTTCCTTGAGCTGTTTTCTGCTCCTCCTGATCTCCTACGCTGTGATCCTCCTCACTGTCAGACAGCGTGCTGCCGGTAGCACATCCAAAGCACTCTCCACTTGCTCTGCACATATCATGGTAGTGACGCTGTTCTTTGGcccttgcatttttatttatgtgtggCCTTTCAGTAGGTTTTCTGTTGACAAGCTGCTGTCTGTGTTTTATACCATTTTTACTCCACTCCTGAACCCCATTATCTACACACTGAGAAATGAGGAGATGAAAGcagctatgaagaaactgcaaaaCCGACTCATGACTTTTCAATGAATTCCAGCCTTCCATAGTGTGACATGTTTCTACTCATACAGGGgatataatttctttaatataacTCTGCTCAAAGATTTCATTCTGACACTACATTGATATAATTTGTAATGTGTTATATTACAGGGAAAGAGTTGatttcaacaaaaaaaatcattttattttatattacaaatttgtaaatataatgtattacatatatacataatgtatgtatttatataacaaatatatacacgtatttatatattttttgtatatatatacaaagcttaaaatatatatacatacatacatgtatatatgtaatataaaatatgtcatttattCAGAGAAGctatatatattactatatattcaGAGAAATGATATATACATCATTTATTCAGAGAAACAGTtgatttcaacaaaaatatatcattttattttatattacaaatatatacttacatgtatgtatgcatatgtgtattttacatacacagaaatatacatatacatgcatgcatgtatatgtatatatgtaatgtatctatgtatgtgtatatattagtaaaataagataaaatgatatatatatctgtgaaaatatatctgtgtgtgtatatacacacacacataacacatatgtatatatatcttcaACTCCACACATATATTTTGGAATGAACTCTGCATTTTCTAAAACCAGATTTATCTTACTAGTTTATTCTGCCCCAAAAGTTaatatgaaaagacatttttatttcctaatcATAGCTCAGTACTGCAAAGTGCATTATTCAAAACACGAGACATTAGGCACAGGGAGGCATGCCTGGGATTAAGTAATGCCCAGCAAATATTTGTCCTAATTTTGGAAGcttgaaaggagagaaaagacagCACCATTTCAAGAtcttattgattttaaaaatatacttttcctAGTAGATGTGTGTTATACTgaacacttttatttaaaaaatgaatacattccaGTGATTTTCATTACAGAAATCCATTTTAACATTGAAAAATCCATATTTTAcagctaaatattttataatgtaaacataaatgATAGTGTTACATTTAATACATATTCAATTATTAAATTAACACATTTTCACCCAAAGTAGATTTTCAATAAACACTGCATCTCTTTCTGATTTGATTCTGTCTCCTGGGGAGTCATTTATCAGGAAGCGTATGTTTGAATGCCACAGATGCAGATGTGCTGAATTTTTACATGTCCATGGATCTTAAGAAGACAATtataaacaagagttaaatttcatttttactaaATTAACGTGCAGGGAACTCAAGCAATTTTCTCCTGGGTTGACTGTGAGATATTAAACCAAAGGAGAAAACTGAGTAATGATTGAGTTACTTAAGCAATTGAATGGAACAACCAATGACTTTGGATATTGTATTCAATCCAGGAAGGCATGCTTCTGGGTACTTACAACTTGCCCTATAATTGCAATCCAAACATATgcataaatataaaagaacacaGAAGGAAAACAATTTCTGCCTTAAG
This region includes:
- the OR4K14 gene encoding olfactory receptor 4K14 codes for the protein MHMQNYSLVSEFALHGLCTSRHLQNLFFIFFFGIYVAIMLGNLLILVTVISDPRLHSSPMYFLLGNLSFLDMWLASFATPKMIRDFLSDRKLISFGGCMAQIFFLHFTGGAEMVLLVSMAYDRYVAICKPLHYMTLMSWQTCIKLVLASWVIGFVHSISQVAFTANLPYCGPSEVDSFFCDLPLVIKLACMDTYVLGIIMISDSGLLSLSCFLLLLISYAVILLTVRQRAAGSTSKALSTCSAHIMVVTLFFGPCIFIYVWPFSRFSVDKLLSVFYTIFTPLLNPIIYTLRNEEMKAAMKKLQNRLMTFQ